From a region of the Betta splendens chromosome 5, fBetSpl5.4, whole genome shotgun sequence genome:
- the phf2 gene encoding lysine-specific demethylase phf2, translating into MATVPVYCICRLPYDVTQFMIECDACKDWFHGSCVGVDEDDAPDIDIYHCPNCEKTHGKSTLKKKKNWSKHDTGQSTDIKAVQNGSQVFIKELRSRTFPSADDVVVKLSGGQLTMDYLEENGFNEPILVQKKDGLALSMPAPTFYISDVENYVGPDVSVDVVDVTKQTDSKMKLKEFVDYYYSTNRKKVLNVINLEFSETRMNSIVESPQIVRRLSWVENYWPDDALLGKPKVTKYCLICVKDSYTDFHIECGGASVWYHVLKGEKIFFLIKPTSANLSLYERWRSSSNHSEMFFADQVDKCYKCTLKQGQTLFIPSGWINAILTPVDCLAFSGHFVHNLSVEMQMRAYEVEKRLKVKTLTPFPNFETACWYVGRHLLERFKGLHKANKQPAPYLIHGAKIINGAFRAWTKKQALLEHEDELPENMKPSQLIKDLAKEIRLSETATKAIKSEPSIKVPVEEPPSTHSEPEEPVSPAHVPSPSRERPRKKVSKPPKPPKPPKMPKAPKPPKVPKVKEGGKKKAKRVKESSPPPKPSSFAALESHAKDILSKMDQSKKTKAVKNVLSMSEKEVSKQNNMDKFEIREQNKNKTEAKWKYKNSKPDSLLKMEEECKFDRTPLSSNKDRFSFTMSHKKMLGSKMLKPQTNSSVFGSLQNLKEDKTKPVRDEYEYVSDEGELKIDEFPIRRKKNTVKRDLSFLSDIREPIQPAKKTKFQPMVTKSVDSSDEETLHIDTEAKPEVKGRNSKVKKKSSNSAGILDLLQASKQVGGIDYSNSQPPASPSTQEAIQGMLSMANLSSSDSLQQPWSNSQSKNNSQSKSNSHSTQGGKKTGGGGGGGNNSKRPSKRLPKKPRKSSSVESLDYDDEQDHMDACFKDSDYVYPSLESEEDNPVFKSRSKKRKSSDDTPYSPTARVGPSVPRQERPSREGARVASIETGLAAAAAKLSHQEEQQKTKKKKKSTKKKAIVIEEPPKISQDSSSLEHNLDSQDGSLTDHEFSTGTVKSPAGPQPMAPGVFLSQRRPSMSSPNNSTNSTSTNSSSIAKGDRSGSADAKAKRLKKGMATAKQRLGKILKIHRNGKLLL; encoded by the exons ATGGCGACTGTACCAGTATATTGCATCTGCAGATTACCTTACGACGTAACCCAGTTTATGATCGAGTGCGACGCCTGCAAGGACTGGTTCCACGGCAG CTGTGTTGGGGTGGATGAAGATGACGCTCCAGATATCGACATATATCACTGTCCGAACTGTGAGAAGACACATGGTAAATCCACAT tgaaaaagaaaaagaactgGAGCAAACATGACACGGGGCAAAGCACAGATATCAAAGCGGTTCAGAACGGCAGTCAGGTtttcattaaggagcttcgcagtaGGACTTTTCCAAG TGCGGATGATGTGGTGGTGAAGCTGAGCGGGGGTCAGCTGACCATGGATTATCTGGAGGAGAACGGCTTCAACGAGCCCATCCTGGTTCAGAAGAAGGATGGTCTGGCCTTGTCCATGCCAGCCCCCACCTTCTACATCAGCGACGTGGAGAACTACGTTG GTCCTGATGTCAGCGTGGACGTCGTTGACGTCACCAAACAGACGGACAGCAAGATGAAGCTCAAGGAGTTTGTCGATTACTACTACAGTACAAACAGGAAGAAAGTTTTAAACGTTATTAACCTGGAGTTCTCTGAAACAAG GATGAACAGTATAGTGGAAAGTCCACAGATTGTACGCCGGTTGTCTTGGGTAGAGAACTACTGGCCTGATGACGCTCTGCTGGGGAAGCCTAAAGTCACCAAATACTGTCTCATCTGTGTCAAAGACAGCTACACGGACTTTCACATCGAGTGTGGCGGCGCTTCTGTGTGGTATCACGTCCTAAAG ggaGAGAAAATCTTCTTCCTCATCAAGCCCACGTCTGCCAACCTCTCTCTGTACGAGCGCTGGAGATCATCGTCCAATCACAGCGAGATGTTCTTCGCCGACCAGGTGGACAAGTGTTACAAGTGCACTCTGAAGCAAGGCCAGACACTTTTTATCCCATCAG GTTGGATCAATGCAATACTGACGCCGGTCGACTGCCTGGCGTTCTCTGGACACTTTGTTCACAATCTGAGCGTGGAGATGCAGATGAG AGCGTATGAAGTTGAGAAGCGGCTAAAGGTCAAAACTCTCACCCCATTCCCAAACTTTGAGACGGCGTGCTGGTATGTGGGACGGCACCTCCTGGAGCGATTCAAAG GTTTACACAAAGCAAATAAGCAACCAGCTCCGTATCTGATACACGGTGCCAAAATTATCAATGGAGCCTTCAGAGCTTGGACAAAGAAACAG GCCCTGTTGGAACATGAAGACGAGCTTCCAGAGAACATGAAACCATCACAGCTAATTAAGGATCTTGCCAAAGAGATCAGACTGTCGGAG ACTGCAACGAAAGCCATTAAGAGTGAGCCCAGCATCAAGGTGCCTGTAGAGGAACCACCCTCCACCCACTCTGAGCCTGAGGAGCCCGTTTCCCCGGCACATGTCCCCTCGCCGAGCAGGGAGAGGCCCAGGAAGAAGGTTTCCAAACCGCCCAAACCTCCCAAACCTCCAAAGATGCCCAAGGCCCCCAAACCCCCCAAGGTGCCGAAGGTCAaagaaggaggaaagaagaaagcAAAGAGGGTGAAAGAGTCATCACCGCCCCCCAAACCCTCCAGCTTTGCAGCTCTCGAGTCGCATGCAAAGGACATCTTGAGTAAAATGGATCAATCAAAGAAGACAAAG GCTGTTAAGAATGTCTTGAGTATGTCAGAGAAGGAGGTGTCAAAGCAGAACAACATGGACAAGTTTGAAATCAGGgagcagaataaaaacaagacgGAAGCTAAGTGGAAGTATAAG AATAGCAAACCAGACTCCCTGCTGAAAATGGAGGAGGAGTGTAAATTTGACAGAACACCACTTTCAAGCAATAAAGACAGATTCAGCTTCACCATGTCCCACAAGAAAATGCTTGG ATCCAAGATGTTGAAACCTCAGACCAATTCAAGTGTTTTTGGATCGTTGCAAAACCTAAAGGAAGACAAAACCAAACCAGTGAGAGACGAGTACGAGTACGTTTCCGATGAGGGGGAGCTGAAGATTGACGAATTCCCCATCCGACGGAAAAAGAACACAGTAAAGAGAGATCtgtcct TTTTGTCAGACATCAGAGAACCCATTCAGCCAGCCAAGAAAACTAAGTTCCAGCCAATGGTGACCAAG AGTGTGGACTCCTCAGATGAAGAGACTCTGCACATAGATACAGAGGCCAAgcctgaggtcaaaggtcgcaaCTCCAAGGTGAAGAAAAAGAGCAGCAACTCGGCTGGGATTCTAGACCTGCTCCAGGCCAGCAAGCAAGTGGGAGGGATAGACTACAGCAACAG TCAGCCACCTGCATCTCCCAGCACACAGGAGGCCATTCAGGGCATGCTGTCCATGGCTAACCTGTCGTCTTCAGACAGCTTGCAGCAGCCGTGGAGCAACAGCCAGTCGAAAAACAACAGCCAGTCAAAGAGCAACTCACACAGCACGCAGGGCGGCAAGAAGACcggcggaggggggggaggCGGCAACAACAGCAAGAGGCCCAGCAAGCGTCTCCCCAAGAAACccaggaagagcagcagcgtTGAAAGTCTGGACTACGATGACGAGCAGGATCACATGGATGCATGCTTTAAGGACTCCGATTACG TTTACCCGTCGTTGGAGTCGGAGGAGGATAATCCTGTTTTTAAATCCAGATCAAAAAAACGGAAAAGCAGTGATGACACTCCGTACAGCCCCACAG CCCGTGTTGGACCCTCAGTTCCTAGACAGGAGCGTCCGTCAAGAGAAGGAGCCCGAGTGGCATCAATAGAAACGGgcctggctgcagctgcagcaaagctTTCTCACCAG GAGGAGcaacagaaaaccaagaaaaagaagaaaagcacCAAAAAGAAGGCGATAGTGATCGAGGAGCCCCCAAAAATCTCTCAGGACAGTAGCTCGCTGGAGCACAATCTGGACTCCCAAGACGGCAGCCTGACTGACCACGAGTTCAGCACCGGGACCGTCAAGTCGCCAGCGGGCCCGCAGCCCATGGCCCCGGGCGTGTTCCTCAGCCAGAGGCGGCCGTCTATGTCGTCTCCCAACAACAGCACCAACTCCACtagcaccaacagcagcagcatcgcaaAGGGAGACCGGTCGGGGTCAGCGGACGCCAAAG CGAAACGGCTAAAGAAAGGCATGGCGACGGCCAAACAGAGACTCGGAAAGATTTTAAAGATCCATCGAAACGGGAAGCTTCTCCTGTAG